Below is a window of Pseudodesulfovibrio sp. 5S69 DNA.
ATTCCAGTGCAAAAACGGACAACCAGTTCGAAGAAAAAATACTGGCCAAGTATTTTGAAGAACTTCCCGGCATTGTCTGGCGAATTGACGTGGTCAGCAACGAGATCACCTTCCTGAACAAATACGCGGCCTCTCCCGAGGGCGAACGGATTAGGGCCATGCTGCAGAATCCGCAGGTCCCCCAGGAGGTCGTCCTCTCCGAAGACCGGCAGCAATTCTGTTCCTGCCATCAGTTGATCCTCAGCCGCAGGAAAACGGCTTGTTCGTTCCGGGTGCGCACGGAATCCGGGCGGATGAAGTGGTTCAAGCTGATGAGCATGCCCGATCCGGCCTACCCGCGTTGCTCCCTGGGGCTTCTCATGGACATCTCCGTCCATGCGGAGGCCATTCTCAAGGCCTCCGGGAGCCCCAAGCTGGCGGACAAAATCGACTTGGTGGACGCCCCCGTCCTGCTGATCCGTTTCGTGGACCGGACCGTCCATCTGGCCAACCAAGCCGCCCGGCAACTCCTGGGGCACGACGAACAGGCCCTGTCGCGCCTGACCCTGCAGGATCTGCTGCGGGACAATCCAGACACCGCCCTGTACCAGATCTACGAGGAGCTCATCTTTTCGGACCACTGGAACGGCGACCTGCTCATAACCGACGCACAGGGCCGGAGTCATCTCTGTACCGCCCACATCCAGGCGGTTGCGCGCCAGGAGGACAATCTCCTCTGGGTGACCTTGTACCACCACAACAACTGCACGGCCTGCGAGGGGTTGCCCGTGCGGGGCAACGACATCGTGTCTCCGGGGTTCTCCAAGGCCTCGCTACGGCGCTGCGCCTCCGTCAAGACGCTGCTCAAGGCCCTGCTCAAGGCCCTTCCCGAGAAATCCCCCACCGACGGCCTGCTGCTGTCGCGCATCTTCATCAGCAGGAACGTCGTGTCGGTCACCGGCGTGGGCGCTCCGTTCGACAAGGACCCCGAGGAACTCGCGCATCCCTACGAGGGATCCATCGCGGAAAGCATCCTGCGCTTCAATCAGCCCAGTCACGTGGTGGCGGAAACATCCAAGAGCATCAAGGCCATCGACTGGGCCCTGTTCATCCCCCACGGCATCCGCTCCTATTACGCCCAGCCGTTTTTCACCGACGGCGAGTTGACCTACGTGCTGATCTTCTGCTCGACCGAGCCCGACGGCTACGATCCGGACTCCGACGCTCCGCTGAAGGCACTGCACCAGGAGTTCCTCGTCAATCTGGAACGCTGCCTGGCCCGGAAGCGCTGATTTTGGTCCAACCACCTCGGCCCGTCCGACCGTCTCCGTCCCGTAACAGGGGCAGGTGTCGGGTTTTTTTGCGTTCTTCGCGGTCTGTCGGCCTTTCCCATAATTCCATAGAAAATTAAGGCGGTTCCCGAAACCGGGCACGCCTTTCGATTTCGTGTTCCCCAATCTGGTTGGACCAGTTTTGGGCATTTATTCGTGTTTACCCTTGCCATCTACATTTTTGAAGCCGTAATGCTGTTTTAGAACAGGCAAGCGAAAGTTGTAACCCAAAACTGGTTGGACCAGATATGCAAACAACAACACAGCGTCCTATTATTTGCCGTAAGATGGTGGACATGCTCAACGGCGGAACCTTTGCCGTCGGCGACAAGCTGCCCGGGGAGCGCCGACTGGCCGCCATGTTCGAAACGAGCCGGAACACCGTGCGCGAGGCCCTCTGCAATCTCGAATCCATGGGCTATCTCGAAATCCGGGAGAAGAGCGGCTGCTACCTGAAGAGCCTGGAGGGCCGCCTGAACTGGGAGAGCCTGCGCGTCCGCACGAACGCGGCCGCCTTCCGCCAACTGATCGAGGCGTTGAGCCTGATCGCGCCCGGCCTGGCCCGCTCCCGGGCGGGCAAGCTCTCGGCCTCGGACATTGCCAGGCTGGAGCGGGCCACGGCCGACATCGGCCAGACCATCGTCAACTCGGACCTGCCGACCATCGGGCACCGCTTCATCTATTTCTATCTCGCCCTGGCCGAAATCGCGTCCAACGACTATCTCACGCTGTTCCTCAAGGAGCTGGGCATGGCCTCCGCCACCCTCTCGAACAGCGGGGGAGGGCTCGCCGAGGTGCAGGTGGACTCCCTGTTCGCCTACCATGTCGAGCTGTTCAACGCGCTCAAGGGCGGTCAGGCGGACAGCGCCGAGCAGTTGGCCAAGGAGTGCGTCCAGGCCCTGCGTCGGCTGGTCTCGCCCGAATACTGATTCCCCCGCTCGAACCGCAGGTCGGGTTGCACGATGAAACGAAGAGAATTTTTCAGCCGATTGATGCCCTTCGGCGGCCAGGCCGGGGAGCAGCCCCGGGGCACTGCACAATCAACGGAAACGACCACGCCCATGACGGAAAAGGAGCTTTTCCTTCGCGCCATGGCCATGGGCATCGATCCGGCTACCGTCACCCCTGAACAACTGGAAACCCTGATTTCGAAATCTGCCCCCACAACAACATTGTAACAAGCAGAGTTACGGCTCGGGGACCGATCACCCCCGACCGGCCAACTTGGGTAGGAGTGTAAAATGAATAACAGTAGTGTCAGCTACCTTGAGAGTCGGAAGCTGGTCAAACGCTGGAGCGGGCCTATCCCCGCGCTGGTGAACACGATCGTCATACTGGCTTTTTTCTACGCCACCTGGTGGATATTCCAGGACCCGCGCGGGCTCATGCGCATGTATACTCCCTATGTGGGGTACATGGTCTGCCGCTGGCTCCTCATCCTCTTCATCTGGGTCGCCTACATTTTCGATTTCTGGCCGTTCAAGCGGTCCTGGCTCAAAAACACGCATCCCTTGATCAAGGGTGCGGTACTCACGCTCGTCAGCGTGGCGGCCATGGTCATCCTCATCAAGGGCTTCTTCGTCGAGATCCTCGGCAACTTCGGCATCGCCTACTTCGACCCGGCCAGGCTCGAAGCCATGGGCATCACCGACTTCTATTCCATTGAATACGCGGCCGAGGCGATCATGATGTTCGCGGCCATCGCCTCCTGGCTCTCGCCGAGCTGGGTGGTGGCCTGCGAAAACGCGCCCTGGCAGAAGCTGGACCAGCCCGCCCGCGGCATCACCATCGCCGTGGTCACCTTCTTCCTGAGCATGATCGTCTACTTCCTGACCATGCATTCGCACATGGCCATCCTCTTCTACCCCTGGCAGAAGTTCACGGCCATCTGTCCGCCGTACTGGGAGCAATTCGCCAACACGGTCTCCGGCAACTTCCACATCGCCTGGATCATGTGCTGCACCGTGGTGGTCTGGCTCTTCGAGACCATATGGGAACGCTACCCCTTCAACCTGATCAAGAACAACGCCCTGCGCAGGACCACCTCCTTCTTCGGCATCATCGCCATCGCCGTGTGCCTGTGCTTCTTCCTGTACTACGCGCAGGATCTGGTCTGGGGCGAGACCATCCGCGGCACCCGCCGCCTGATGGCCCCGGACTGGCGCTGGCTGCACGTCGGCGAGATGGCCATCTTCTGGCTCGTGCCCTCCCTGTACCTGGCCTTCTACTGCAACAACTGGCCGACCAAGTTCAGCCGGCCGGTCAACGTCTGCATCCGCACCCTGTTGAGTGCCGCCATGGCAGCCGTGGTCTACATCATCTACTACAAGACCTCCCATCTGTTCCTGGGAACCCAGAAGGGCTTTTCCCATCCCCAGCAGTTCCCCATGATCCCGATGATCTGGCTGATCAACATCTTCCTGATCAACTTCTGGTTCATGGACGGCTGGCCGGGCTGGAAGGCCGTGCCCAAGACCGAGGTCGAGCTTGAGGAGATCAAGGAAGAGGTCGTGGCCCATGACGTCAAGTGGACGCCGGGCCTGGCCAAGGGGCTCGCCGTGGGGTTGTGCGTCGGTGTGCTGTTCTACTTCGCCCTCATCAGCATCCTGCCCTGGATCGGCGACAACTTCACCATCATCAAGTAAGCGGGGAACAAGGAGAATATTATGAGCAACGAGAAGAAAAGCATCAGCAGGCGCGACTTCGTGAAGGGCGCCGCCACCGGCCTGGTCGTCGGCGCGTTCGCCAGCATGGGCGTGTACTCCTACACCTCCTCGGCGTACAACCGGCTGCCCAAGATCGAAAGAAAGATGCAGGACTTCGGCGCCTGCCGCAGCGTCCGGGTGACCAACATTTCCGAGACGAGTTGGTTCAACAACGCCCACCTGATCGGCGACATCCACGAGGCCGGGGGCCTGCTGGTCAACCAGTACACCCTGAACTGGGCCCCGTTCGCCAACGGCAAGGGCTCGGCCAAGGGCTCCTACGACGAGGGCATCGGCTCCATCAAGGAGCTTCTGCCCAACGACCTGCAAAAGGCCTGGGAGATCCAGAAGAAGCTGGCCCTGCACCCGGAGAACCCGGGCGGCTATTCCTGCCTGCTGGAGGTCGAGGCCCTGGACGGCACGATCCACAAGTACCTGCTGGACACCGGTTGGTCCTACGAGTGGATGGAGAACAGCTTCAAGCGCGAGGGCATCGACAAGATGCTCGAAGAGCAGCAGATCGAGGCCCTGTTCATCTCCCATGAGCACTGGGACCACTTCTGGGGCCTGCCGGTCACGGTCAAATACGACAACCGCATCCCCCTGTACGTGCACGACGGCTTCTACAAGGAGGGCCTCCAGTACATCAAGGACTGCGGCTACAAGGGCGAGATGACCGTCGTGGACAAGCCCATCACCGAGATCATCCCGGGCATGGCGCTGCTCAAGTTCGACGTGCCCATCATCAACCGCGTGTTCGGCGAGACCTCGCTGGCCTTCAACATCAAAGACAAGGGGCTGCTGCTCATCTCCGGCTGCTGCCACCAGGGCATCCTCAAGTTCGCGGACTTCGCCCACGCCAATCTCAAGTACGACAACGACCGGTTTTACGGCATATACGGCGGGCTCCACATCTCCCCCTTCGAGGACTGGGACCCCAAATACGACGACCTGGTCATCTCGCTCGGCCAATGGGGCTTCGAGCGCATCGGCTGCAACCACTGCACCGGCCACCTGACGGCCAAGAAGTTCATCGAGTCCGGTTATCCGGTGGTGCGCGGGACCGCCCGCTTCCGCTCGGCCTCCAAGGACTATCTCGGCAATGGAGACAAGATCAGCTTCGGCTGCTGACCGGTCCGGACGAAAACGACAACAGGATGTGCGAACGGGTGATCCGCCGGACGTGAAACCGGTTGGCCGACACCCAGAAAATATCCGTGCAACCCCATCCCCATCAGGCCCGGTCCGCCGTTACG
It encodes the following:
- a CDS encoding PAS domain-containing protein, with product MPDSSAKTDNQFEEKILAKYFEELPGIVWRIDVVSNEITFLNKYAASPEGERIRAMLQNPQVPQEVVLSEDRQQFCSCHQLILSRRKTACSFRVRTESGRMKWFKLMSMPDPAYPRCSLGLLMDISVHAEAILKASGSPKLADKIDLVDAPVLLIRFVDRTVHLANQAARQLLGHDEQALSRLTLQDLLRDNPDTALYQIYEELIFSDHWNGDLLITDAQGRSHLCTAHIQAVARQEDNLLWVTLYHHNNCTACEGLPVRGNDIVSPGFSKASLRRCASVKTLLKALLKALPEKSPTDGLLLSRIFISRNVVSVTGVGAPFDKDPEELAHPYEGSIAESILRFNQPSHVVAETSKSIKAIDWALFIPHGIRSYYAQPFFTDGELTYVLIFCSTEPDGYDPDSDAPLKALHQEFLVNLERCLARKR
- a CDS encoding FadR/GntR family transcriptional regulator produces the protein MLNGGTFAVGDKLPGERRLAAMFETSRNTVREALCNLESMGYLEIREKSGCYLKSLEGRLNWESLRVRTNAAAFRQLIEALSLIAPGLARSRAGKLSASDIARLERATADIGQTIVNSDLPTIGHRFIYFYLALAEIASNDYLTLFLKELGMASATLSNSGGGLAEVQVDSLFAYHVELFNALKGGQADSAEQLAKECVQALRRLVSPEY
- a CDS encoding MBL fold metallo-hydrolase produces the protein MSNEKKSISRRDFVKGAATGLVVGAFASMGVYSYTSSAYNRLPKIERKMQDFGACRSVRVTNISETSWFNNAHLIGDIHEAGGLLVNQYTLNWAPFANGKGSAKGSYDEGIGSIKELLPNDLQKAWEIQKKLALHPENPGGYSCLLEVEALDGTIHKYLLDTGWSYEWMENSFKREGIDKMLEEQQIEALFISHEHWDHFWGLPVTVKYDNRIPLYVHDGFYKEGLQYIKDCGYKGEMTVVDKPITEIIPGMALLKFDVPIINRVFGETSLAFNIKDKGLLLISGCCHQGILKFADFAHANLKYDNDRFYGIYGGLHISPFEDWDPKYDDLVISLGQWGFERIGCNHCTGHLTAKKFIESGYPVVRGTARFRSASKDYLGNGDKISFGC